A section of the Candidatus Desulfarcum epimagneticum genome encodes:
- the rnc gene encoding Ribonuclease 3: protein MNSLIPETTRADEMDCSCLEKRLGHSFENRELLKDSLRHSSYVNESGDPGLSNNERLEFLGDAAVNLIVGHCLMRRHPHLDEGDLSRMRAGLVNESGLAKAARRIGLGSFIMLGRGERRTRGAEKDSILADAYEALVAAVYLDGGFERAFEVIEKQFESLMPPPKDAPSFHDPKTRLQELAQEKYGAPPHYRIIHESGPPHDKIFDARVDMGDIRVEGSGKSKKTAEQNAAKKALEALEDPEP, encoded by the coding sequence ATGAATTCCTTAATTCCTGAGACGACGCGGGCGGACGAAATGGATTGTTCCTGCCTGGAAAAACGACTCGGCCACTCATTTGAAAACCGGGAGCTTCTCAAAGACTCTTTGCGTCACAGCTCCTATGTGAACGAATCCGGCGATCCGGGGCTTTCGAACAATGAGCGCCTCGAGTTCCTGGGAGACGCGGCTGTGAATCTCATCGTGGGGCATTGCCTGATGAGGCGCCACCCCCATCTGGACGAGGGGGATTTGTCCCGGATGCGGGCCGGGCTGGTGAATGAGTCCGGGCTGGCAAAGGCGGCGCGCCGGATCGGCCTGGGGTCTTTCATCATGCTGGGAAGAGGCGAGCGCCGGACCAGGGGCGCCGAAAAAGACTCCATACTGGCCGACGCGTACGAGGCCCTTGTGGCGGCGGTTTACCTGGACGGGGGCTTTGAGCGGGCCTTTGAGGTCATCGAAAAACAGTTTGAATCGCTCATGCCGCCCCCGAAAGACGCCCCGTCCTTCCACGACCCCAAAACCCGCCTCCAGGAGCTGGCCCAGGAAAAATACGGCGCCCCGCCCCATTACCGGATCATACATGAAAGCGGCCCTCCCCATGACAAAATCTTTGACGCCCGGGTGGACATGGGCGACATACGGGTGGAAGGCTCGGGCAAAAGCAAAAAAACAGCCGAGCAAAACGCGGCGAAAAAGGCCCTTGAGGCTCTGGAAGATCCGGAGCCGTGA
- a CDS encoding conserved hypothetical protein (Evidence 4 : Unknown function but conserved in other organisms) translates to MTPFVIPVFLPHSGCPHRCVFCDQSAVSGAPAAPNPLEAFRRATQRFLSFKRKKNRPSQVSFYGGNFLGQSRETVLSLLEAAEELVKKEKIDSVRFSTRPDSVGEETLDILKGFSVKTIEIGVQSMDDGVLSLAGRGHSALDTKRAVFLLKKRGYETGAQLMTGLPGDDGEKSLFTARKIGGLPFDFARIYPVLVFKNTVLASWLQNGRYTPPSLERSVRTAAEMCQTLAQNHVPVIRMGLQDEPGAVDQILAGPRHPAFGHLVLSRIFLEKAAGAIEGSGKKPGTAVLKVHPGSVSKMTGMNRRNIRALKERFGLKDVRVVADDSAGKDEVRVCF, encoded by the coding sequence GTGACCCCCTTTGTCATTCCCGTTTTCCTGCCCCATTCGGGATGCCCCCACCGATGCGTCTTCTGCGACCAGAGCGCCGTTTCCGGGGCCCCGGCCGCCCCGAACCCCCTGGAGGCTTTCAGGCGCGCCACACAACGGTTTTTAAGTTTTAAACGAAAAAAAAACCGGCCCTCCCAGGTGTCGTTTTACGGGGGAAATTTCCTCGGGCAAAGCCGGGAAACGGTCCTGTCCCTGCTGGAGGCGGCGGAGGAGCTGGTGAAAAAGGAAAAGATCGACAGCGTCCGCTTCTCCACCCGCCCCGACTCCGTGGGCGAAGAAACCCTGGATATTCTAAAGGGATTTTCCGTCAAAACCATTGAGATCGGGGTCCAGTCCATGGACGACGGGGTTCTTTCCCTGGCCGGACGGGGCCACAGCGCCCTGGACACAAAACGGGCTGTTTTTCTTTTAAAAAAAAGGGGATATGAGACTGGGGCCCAGCTCATGACGGGCCTGCCCGGCGACGATGGGGAAAAATCTCTTTTCACGGCCCGAAAAATCGGGGGCCTGCCCTTTGATTTCGCGCGAATCTATCCCGTCCTGGTGTTTAAAAACACGGTCCTGGCCTCATGGCTCCAAAACGGCCGTTACACGCCCCCGTCCCTGGAGCGGAGCGTTCGGACGGCGGCGGAGATGTGTCAAACGCTTGCGCAAAACCATGTCCCGGTGATTCGGATGGGCCTTCAGGACGAACCGGGGGCCGTGGACCAAATCCTGGCCGGCCCCCGGCATCCCGCATTCGGACACCTGGTTCTTTCCAGAATATTTCTGGAAAAGGCCGCCGGGGCCATCGAAGGGTCGGGGAAAAAACCTGGGACAGCGGTTTTGAAAGTCCACCCCGGCTCGGTCTCCAAAATGACGGGCATGAACCGGCGCAACATCCGGGCGCTCAAAGAACGCTTCGGACTCAAGGACGTCCGGGTCGTCGCCGACGATTCCGCGGGGAAAGACGAAGTCCGGGTTTGTTTCTAA
- a CDS encoding Penicillin-binding protein: MTDPKESRAEQRRSEKKEKKQKEKYRIEKPPHMRMGDSRVKKPKKKTSLFKRLVLIALFLGFLGAFFAWMAFLTITKNLPRISSLSDYRPNVVTTVYSDDGRKIAEFFKERRIVIPLSEMSRNLKDAFVAAEDAKFYQHEGLDYYSIVRAFFRNIRAGAIVQGGSTITQQVARSFFLSPEKTYMRKIKEAVLARRIERTFSKSDILFLYLNQIYLGHGAYGVEAAAENYFGKPAIRLTLAECAMLAGLPRAPSRYSPFRFPKRAEKRRVYVLKRMAEEGYITRDESKEAMEEKIEARARKNLYIEEVPFFTEYARREVEKKYGANALYKEGLNIYTTVSVEAQKAARKAVEKGIRALDKRQGYRGPLSHVSEPDMASFLLEMKESFDKNSLKKGDIVKGVVTAIHDESGVVTVRMGDDSGEIPFSEMKWARKPDPETSRHAAAIKSPREALSEGDVILVRIRGRSGEKWALALEQTPEAESAVLCMEARTGFVKAMVGGRDFRESQFNRAIQSRRQPGSAFKPIIYSAALDKGYTPASMFIDSPVVYHDEERDFTWKPKNYGEKFHGPTLLREALALSRNVVTIKILKDIGIDYVIDYAREMGVKSPISRDLSIALGSSGMSLLEIVNAYSVFPNQGLLVEPVFITRIENRHGETLEETETRSRPVIDESTAYIMTSLLESVVKNGTGHRVKALGRPVAGKTGTTNNLFDAWFVGFTPDYVTGAWVGFDGERPIGHDETGSRAAAPIWLDFMKKILRDKPVKIFSVPEGVVFSKIDAETGLLPIPETRKTIFECFKEGTIPTEYSKKPGAITSVDDFFKSGM, translated from the coding sequence ATGACGGACCCAAAAGAATCCCGGGCTGAACAGCGCCGTTCGGAGAAAAAAGAGAAAAAACAAAAAGAAAAATACAGAATCGAAAAGCCGCCCCATATGCGCATGGGGGACTCTCGTGTGAAAAAACCCAAAAAAAAGACCTCCTTATTCAAACGGCTGGTCTTAATCGCCCTTTTTTTGGGATTTTTGGGGGCTTTTTTCGCCTGGATGGCGTTTTTGACGATCACCAAAAATCTTCCGCGAATTTCCTCCCTTTCCGATTACCGGCCGAATGTGGTCACCACTGTTTACTCGGACGACGGGCGAAAGATCGCCGAATTTTTTAAGGAGCGCCGGATTGTCATCCCCCTGTCGGAAATGTCCCGGAACCTCAAAGACGCCTTTGTGGCCGCCGAAGACGCGAAGTTTTACCAGCATGAGGGGCTGGACTATTACAGCATCGTCCGGGCCTTTTTTCGAAATATCAGGGCCGGGGCCATTGTCCAGGGGGGGAGCACCATCACCCAGCAGGTGGCGAGGTCCTTTTTTCTTTCTCCTGAAAAAACCTACATGAGGAAAATCAAGGAGGCTGTTCTGGCCCGCCGGATTGAGCGGACCTTTTCAAAAAGCGATATCCTTTTTTTGTATCTGAACCAGATATACCTGGGGCATGGGGCCTACGGGGTGGAGGCGGCGGCCGAGAACTATTTCGGGAAGCCGGCCATCCGGCTCACCCTGGCCGAATGCGCCATGCTGGCCGGTCTTCCAAGGGCGCCCAGCCGCTACTCCCCCTTCCGGTTTCCGAAAAGAGCAGAGAAACGCCGGGTTTACGTGCTTAAACGCATGGCCGAGGAAGGCTACATCACCCGGGATGAGTCGAAAGAGGCCATGGAGGAGAAGATTGAGGCCCGGGCCAGGAAGAATCTGTACATTGAGGAGGTCCCGTTTTTCACCGAGTATGCGCGCCGGGAGGTGGAAAAAAAATACGGGGCGAACGCTTTGTACAAAGAGGGTCTGAACATTTACACCACGGTGAGCGTGGAGGCCCAGAAGGCGGCCCGGAAGGCCGTTGAGAAAGGGATTCGCGCCCTGGACAAAAGGCAGGGATACCGGGGGCCCCTGTCCCATGTGTCCGAGCCGGACATGGCGTCTTTTCTCCTGGAGATGAAAGAGTCGTTTGATAAAAATTCACTGAAAAAAGGCGACATCGTCAAAGGGGTGGTGACGGCCATCCATGACGAGTCGGGCGTCGTGACGGTCCGGATGGGCGACGATTCTGGGGAAATCCCCTTTTCCGAAATGAAATGGGCGCGAAAGCCCGATCCGGAGACGTCTCGCCACGCCGCGGCCATCAAAAGCCCCAGGGAGGCCCTTTCCGAAGGCGATGTGATCCTGGTCCGGATCAGGGGACGGTCCGGGGAGAAATGGGCGCTGGCGCTTGAGCAGACGCCCGAGGCCGAGTCCGCTGTTTTGTGCATGGAGGCCCGCACCGGTTTTGTGAAGGCCATGGTCGGGGGGCGCGATTTCAGGGAAAGTCAGTTCAACCGGGCCATTCAATCCAGACGCCAGCCGGGCTCGGCCTTTAAGCCCATCATCTACTCCGCCGCCCTTGACAAGGGCTACACCCCGGCGAGCATGTTCATCGATTCACCGGTGGTCTATCATGACGAAGAGCGCGATTTCACATGGAAACCGAAAAATTACGGCGAAAAATTCCACGGCCCCACCCTTTTAAGGGAGGCCCTGGCGCTGTCCCGAAATGTGGTGACAATTAAAATTTTAAAGGACATCGGGATTGATTACGTCATTGACTACGCCCGGGAGATGGGCGTGAAATCCCCCATCAGCCGGGATTTGTCCATCGCCCTGGGCTCTTCGGGCATGTCCTTGCTGGAGATCGTCAACGCCTACTCGGTGTTTCCCAACCAGGGTCTTTTGGTGGAGCCGGTGTTCATCACCCGGATCGAAAACCGCCACGGCGAGACCCTGGAGGAAACCGAGACCCGATCCCGGCCGGTCATTGACGAAAGCACGGCCTACATCATGACAAGCCTTCTGGAAAGCGTGGTCAAAAACGGGACCGGACATCGGGTCAAGGCGCTGGGAAGGCCCGTGGCCGGGAAAACCGGCACCACGAACAATCTGTTCGACGCGTGGTTCGTGGGGTTCACCCCGGACTACGTGACCGGGGCATGGGTGGGGTTCGACGGCGAGCGGCCGATTGGGCACGACGAGACCGGGTCCCGGGCGGCCGCGCCCATCTGGCTGGATTTTATGAAAAAAATTCTTCGCGACAAGCCGGTGAAGATTTTTTCCGTGCCCGAAGGGGTGGTGTTTTCAAAAATAGACGCCGAAACCGGCCTTTTGCCCATCCCGGAGACCCGGAAAACGATTTTTGAATGTTTCAAGGAAGGGACCATTCCCACCGAGTATTCCAAAAAACCCGGCGCCATCACCAGCGTGGATGATTTTTTCAAATCCGGGATGTGA
- a CDS encoding conserved hypothetical protein (Evidence 4 : Unknown function but conserved in other organisms), which produces MRWSAGCQPKTQNKKMRKKELDKYKKDIYIFLVKNCWGNPAFFVWFHTRPSSGRRIIQQKGVIPMVCATIKEGEECAFMTSRGCAYNGGCCHKIVEECDGCGRRVEFSSGWFCASSPDPSMKWRNGHCNLATHVSVKSESKKVKINPLKASKRGAR; this is translated from the coding sequence ATGCGCTGGTCCGCCGGGTGTCAACCCAAAACACAAAATAAAAAAATGCGAAAAAAAGAGCTTGACAAATACAAAAAAGATATTTATATTTTTTTGGTTAAGAATTGCTGGGGAAACCCGGCTTTTTTTGTTTGGTTCCATACGCGGCCATCCAGCGGCCGCCGAATTATACAACAAAAGGGGGTGATTCCAATGGTTTGTGCAACAATCAAAGAGGGAGAGGAATGCGCGTTTATGACCTCCAGGGGGTGCGCCTACAATGGCGGCTGCTGCCACAAAATCGTCGAGGAATGCGACGGATGCGGCCGACGCGTTGAATTTTCATCCGGCTGGTTCTGCGCCTCAAGCCCGGATCCGTCCATGAAATGGAGAAACGGCCACTGCAACCTGGCCACGCATGTCTCGGTGAAATCAGAGTCCAAAAAAGTCAAGATCAATCCGCTTAAGGCTTCCAAACGCGGCGCCAGATAG
- a CDS encoding hypothetical protein (Evidence 5 : Unknown function) has product MIDIQKLNAEIVGIVARQNELRKAIDEIVADLEGSRQ; this is encoded by the coding sequence GTGATTGATATTCAAAAACTCAACGCCGAGATTGTCGGCATTGTTGCCCGGCAGAATGAACTGCGTAAGGCGATTGATGAAATTGTCGCTGATTTGGAGGGAAGCCGGCAATGA
- a CDS encoding hypothetical protein (Evidence 5 : Unknown function), whose product MKEKQKNNILIYKTEDGKTGIAVRLENEDVWLSQQQMAELYQTSRTNVVEHIKHIFEEEELAREATCRKFRQVQKEGGRNVEREIPFYNLDMIISLGYRIKSRIATSFRIWATKRLNEYIRKGFTMDDERLKESGGGNYWEELLDRIRDIRSSEKALYRQALDLYATSVDYTTQKATNQSHFSKPCKTNCTMQPTSKLPLRLFTLAPTPKKILWGSLLLAAQYPPKRKPQSPKIISMKISCFA is encoded by the coding sequence ATGAAAGAAAAGCAAAAAAATAATATCCTTATTTATAAAACTGAAGACGGAAAAACGGGCATTGCCGTTCGTCTTGAAAACGAGGATGTATGGTTAAGCCAACAGCAAATGGCGGAACTCTACCAAACATCACGAACGAATGTCGTCGAACACATCAAGCACATTTTTGAAGAAGAGGAATTGGCCAGGGAGGCAACCTGTCGGAAATTCCGACAGGTTCAAAAGGAAGGCGGCAGAAATGTCGAACGGGAAATTCCTTTTTATAACCTCGACATGATCATTTCCCTCGGGTATCGGATTAAATCCCGTATTGCCACCAGCTTCAGGATATGGGCGACAAAACGATTGAATGAGTACATCCGCAAAGGCTTCACCATGGATGACGAGCGGCTCAAAGAATCCGGCGGCGGCAATTATTGGGAAGAACTGCTTGACCGCATTCGAGACATCCGCAGCAGCGAAAAGGCGTTGTATCGCCAGGCGCTGGACCTTTACGCCACCAGTGTGGATTACACAACCCAAAAAGCGACGAATCAATCACATTTTTCAAAACCGTGCAAAACAAACTGCACTATGCAACCAACCAGCAAACTGCCGCTGAGACTATTTACTCTCGCGCCGACGCCGAAAAAGATTTTATGGGGCTCACTACTTTTAGCGGCTCAATACCCACCAAAGCGGAAACCGCAATCGCCAAAAATTATCTCAATGAAGATAAGCTGTTTCGCCTGA
- a CDS encoding conserved hypothetical protein (Evidence 4 : Unknown function but conserved in other organisms): MVSAFFDLAEIKAREHTQMRMKDWVAELDKFAEIYGKGALADAGKVSHRQATEKAENEYRQYQVKTLSPVEEAYLDSIKTVQKKIEKKAKNENRHDKAHE, encoded by the coding sequence ATGGTGTCGGCATTTTTTGACCTTGCTGAAATCAAAGCCCGGGAACATACCCAGATGCGGATGAAAGATTGGGTGGCGGAACTTGATAAATTTGCCGAAATCTACGGCAAAGGCGCGCTTGCGGACGCAGGAAAAGTAAGCCACAGGCAGGCGACGGAAAAAGCCGAAAATGAGTACCGCCAATATCAGGTTAAAACGCTCTCTCCTGTGGAAGAAGCCTATCTGGATAGCATTAAAACCGTGCAGAAAAAGATTGAGAAGAAGGCAAAAAATGAGAACCGCCATGACAAAGCCCATGAATAA
- a CDS encoding conserved hypothetical protein (Evidence 4 : Unknown function but conserved in other organisms) — protein MTKDMPIDMALFEEAWSAAVSLLPNNNILNIISKAKQEPYKRTVLNLFGTKEKIPFAYDKADLNFLYMNGVIDVEKTDDRKFYAKFPCPFVQKRLFHYFSDEIFDLADDLYDPFEDLDDVIDKNSLNVKNIVGLYRKYLAKNRGWILENAPRRSDMRVYEAVFHFNLYMYLSRFIGRFKGAVYPEFPTGNGKIDLLIQYAGKTHGIELKSYTDKPGYERAVGQAAAYGLGLGLKEIALIFFIERIDDPNRAKYETDFLDDKTGVRVTPVFVETG, from the coding sequence GTGACAAAAGACATGCCCATTGACATGGCTTTGTTTGAAGAGGCGTGGTCGGCCGCCGTCTCCCTGCTTCCCAACAACAATATTTTAAACATCATCAGCAAGGCGAAACAAGAGCCGTATAAACGGACCGTTTTGAATCTTTTTGGAACCAAAGAGAAAATTCCCTTTGCCTATGACAAAGCCGATCTGAATTTTTTATACATGAACGGGGTCATCGATGTTGAAAAAACGGATGACCGAAAGTTTTACGCGAAATTCCCCTGTCCCTTTGTTCAAAAAAGACTTTTTCATTATTTTTCGGATGAGATATTCGACCTTGCCGACGACCTTTACGATCCCTTTGAAGATCTGGATGACGTCATAGATAAAAACAGCCTCAATGTCAAAAATATCGTGGGGCTTTACCGGAAATACCTGGCGAAGAACAGGGGGTGGATTTTAGAAAATGCCCCCAGAAGGTCGGACATGAGGGTTTACGAGGCGGTGTTTCATTTTAATCTATACATGTATTTGTCGCGCTTTATCGGAAGATTTAAAGGCGCGGTTTATCCCGAGTTTCCCACAGGAAACGGGAAAATAGACCTGTTGATCCAATACGCCGGCAAAACTCACGGAATTGAGCTGAAATCCTATACGGACAAACCCGGATATGAAAGGGCCGTCGGCCAGGCGGCGGCGTATGGGCTCGGGCTGGGCCTGAAAGAGATCGCCCTGATTTTTTTCATTGAACGCATTGACGATCCAAACAGGGCAAAATACGAGACTGATTTTTTGGATGACAAAACAGGGGTTCGCGTCACGCCCGTGTTCGTGGAGACGGGCTGA